The proteins below are encoded in one region of Fimbriimonadaceae bacterium:
- a CDS encoding LON peptidase substrate-binding domain-containing protein, producing the protein MGDRLEEMPLFLLDTVLFPYAQLQLHVFEDRYREMIRHCTQFDRPFGIVLIRSGSEVGDAEPYMVGTAVRIMSVHTYEDGKMDVRVQGERRFRVRRLDYDRPYTVGWVESVIELELEDDPRTEAVLSRARELVQTYIESYFARFEVRVSKIKLPQEPTTLSFVVANLLQVANLEKQRLLETTDTLERFAEMIPVLESHIDQVQAPRRVTSDQFAEWIHPN; encoded by the coding sequence ATGGGCGATCGCCTTGAGGAGATGCCCCTTTTTCTCCTGGATACGGTCCTTTTCCCGTACGCGCAGCTTCAACTGCACGTCTTCGAGGATCGGTATCGGGAGATGATTCGGCATTGCACTCAGTTTGACCGGCCCTTCGGCATCGTCTTGATCAGGAGCGGGAGCGAAGTCGGCGATGCGGAACCCTACATGGTCGGGACGGCCGTCCGCATCATGAGCGTTCACACGTACGAAGACGGCAAAATGGACGTCCGTGTTCAAGGTGAACGCAGATTCCGGGTCCGTCGGCTCGATTACGACCGCCCATATACGGTGGGCTGGGTCGAATCCGTCATCGAGCTCGAACTCGAGGACGACCCCCGCACCGAGGCCGTCCTGAGCCGGGCACGGGAGCTGGTGCAAACCTATATCGAAAGCTACTTCGCCAGGTTCGAGGTGCGGGTCTCGAAGATCAAGCTCCCACAAGAGCCGACGACCCTCTCGTTCGTGGTGGCGAACTTGCTGCAGGTCGCGAACCTCGAGAAACAGAGGCTGTTGGAGACCACCGACACCCTCGAACGGTTCGCCGAGATGATCCCCGTGCTGGAGAGCCACATCGACCAGGTCCAAGCCCCTCGCCGGGTCACCTCCGACCAGTTTGCCGAGTGGATCCATCCCAACTAG
- a CDS encoding alpha amylase C-terminal domain-containing protein has protein sequence MRREATPPMLKPPAFLLILAVVAGSGAQDLVVNPPAINVLKAGQWRVTPIQPKDWEGELTATVTTTQGNIDLYLRKGAAPTLTDFDAASITNNRTETVRLTNTSQPALTSDTWYIGLYARGTSFYTASNRVAQVPSSRPGNGAVPFAGGTTFRLWAPFATQANVAGPFNGWNDSNAKLVAEGGGWWSLDYRRTVPGQQYKFVLRNGSQVLWKKDPWAKALVSSNGNAIIHNPNAYAWQTNNFVTPAWNDLVVYETHIGTFNDTPGGKPGTFSTAEQKLDYLQGLGVNCIELLPVQEFPGDYSWGYNPSDPFSVESAYGGPDALKSFVDKANARGIAVLLDLVHNHYGPNDLDLWRFDGWSQGSWGGIFFYQDDRAVTPWGNTRPDFGRQEVRDYIRDNQRQWSEEFRVSGFRWDSVLNIRTTNRGDNAVGWELLQTLNNDLDQRQPWKINIAEDLQNNNWVTRETGQGGAGFDSQWSNFVHTVRAALITPDDNSRDMNAVAGAITERFNGDAWRRVIYTESHDENANGRQRVPSEIDASNPASYWAQKRSTLGAALVFTAPGIPMVFQGQEILEDGWFADNDPVDWNKLNLYPGINLLYRDLIRMRRNLGGTTAGLKGQGLNLYKTDNAAKLIAFHRYDQGGVNDDVVVLLNFKNATVNNLRLGFPNAGRWRVVFNSDARVYSPLFGDHFTPDVDTQTVPWDGLGYSALVSVAPYTAVVFARG, from the coding sequence ATGAGGCGAGAGGCAACGCCGCCCATGCTGAAGCCGCCTGCATTTCTGCTCATCCTCGCCGTCGTCGCCGGTTCTGGCGCCCAAGACCTGGTCGTCAACCCACCGGCGATCAACGTGCTCAAGGCGGGGCAGTGGCGGGTCACCCCGATCCAGCCGAAGGACTGGGAGGGCGAGCTGACCGCGACGGTCACCACGACCCAGGGCAACATCGACCTCTACCTCCGCAAGGGCGCGGCCCCGACCTTGACCGACTTCGACGCGGCCTCCATAACCAACAACCGGACGGAGACCGTCAGGCTGACGAACACGAGCCAGCCAGCCCTGACCAGCGACACCTGGTACATCGGGCTCTACGCGAGGGGGACGAGCTTTTACACGGCTTCGAACAGGGTCGCCCAGGTGCCATCCAGCCGGCCGGGGAACGGGGCGGTGCCGTTCGCGGGAGGCACGACCTTCCGGCTCTGGGCGCCTTTCGCGACCCAGGCCAACGTCGCCGGGCCTTTCAACGGCTGGAACGACTCGAACGCGAAGCTGGTGGCGGAAGGGGGCGGCTGGTGGTCGCTCGACTACCGTCGGACGGTGCCGGGCCAGCAGTACAAGTTCGTGCTGCGCAACGGAAGCCAAGTGCTCTGGAAGAAGGACCCCTGGGCCAAGGCGCTGGTCAGTTCCAACGGCAACGCGATCATCCACAACCCCAACGCCTACGCCTGGCAGACGAACAACTTCGTCACGCCGGCCTGGAACGACCTCGTGGTCTATGAGACCCACATCGGCACGTTCAACGACACCCCGGGGGGCAAGCCAGGGACCTTTTCGACCGCGGAGCAAAAACTGGACTATCTGCAGGGCCTCGGGGTGAACTGCATCGAACTGCTGCCGGTGCAGGAGTTTCCCGGCGATTACTCTTGGGGATACAACCCCTCCGACCCGTTCTCGGTGGAATCGGCCTATGGCGGCCCGGACGCGCTGAAGTCGTTCGTCGACAAGGCGAACGCGCGCGGCATCGCGGTGCTGCTGGACCTGGTCCACAACCACTACGGGCCGAACGACCTTGATCTGTGGCGGTTCGACGGCTGGTCGCAGGGGTCTTGGGGCGGGATCTTCTTCTACCAGGACGATCGTGCGGTGACCCCTTGGGGCAACACCCGGCCGGACTTTGGCCGCCAAGAAGTGCGCGATTATATCCGCGATAACCAGCGCCAATGGTCGGAAGAGTTCCGTGTCTCCGGCTTCCGTTGGGACTCGGTGTTGAACATCCGGACGACGAACCGCGGCGACAACGCCGTCGGTTGGGAACTCCTGCAAACTTTGAACAACGACTTGGACCAGCGCCAGCCCTGGAAGATCAACATTGCGGAGGATCTACAGAACAACAATTGGGTGACGCGCGAAACCGGCCAGGGTGGCGCGGGCTTCGATTCCCAGTGGTCTAACTTTGTCCATACCGTGAGGGCCGCGCTCATTACGCCGGACGATAACTCTCGCGACATGAACGCGGTGGCCGGGGCCATAACGGAACGCTTCAACGGCGACGCCTGGCGACGAGTCATCTATACGGAAAGCCACGACGAGAACGCGAACGGACGCCAGCGCGTCCCGAGCGAGATCGACGCCTCCAACCCCGCCAGCTATTGGGCTCAAAAGCGCTCGACCCTCGGTGCCGCCTTGGTCTTCACCGCCCCTGGAATCCCGATGGTCTTCCAGGGCCAAGAGATCCTTGAAGACGGATGGTTTGCCGATAACGACCCGGTCGATTGGAACAAGCTAAACCTCTATCCAGGGATCAATCTTCTCTACCGGGACTTAATCCGTATGAGGCGGAACCTCGGCGGAACGACGGCAGGCTTAAAAGGGCAGGGCCTGAACCTTTATAAAACGGACAACGCGGCCAAGTTGATCGCCTTCCACCGTTATGACCAAGGCGGGGTCAACGACGATGTCGTCGTCTTATTGAACTTCAAGAACGCGACCGTCAACAACCTCCGACTGGGTTTTCCGAACGCAGGACGGTGGCGCGTGGTGTTCAACAGTGACGCCAGGGTCTATTCGCCTCTCTTCGGCGACCACTTCACTCCGGACGTCGACACCCAAACGGTGCCGTGGGACGGGCTGGGTTACTCGGCGCTCGTGAGCGTCGCGCCCTATACCGCTGTGGTTTTCGCCCGGGGCTAG